From Aquabacterium sp. A3:
CATCATGCGGCGAAAAGACGATTCATGAATGCCCGGCCTGCCACAGCCCTATTCCAGGCGACTATCACGCTGATGGGGCTGTTTTTATTGGGTTCCCTACGCCTGTGCCAACCCACTGCGAAAACTGCGGGCATCGCTTCCCCTGGTCAAAACTCGACCCACCCAATCTCAATAAAATACAAATTTATTTCTCCAAACCATTTATTTGGCATAAAAGTCTATCTACCATGGAAAAAAATTGGTCTCTGGGGTTCAATTGCTTCAATCGTTGGCTTAGCTTTAGTATTCTTTCCTCCATCAGCTTCGTCGCAAGGCGAGCAAAAATCACAAGCCACAACATCTGGAGCCAAAAGTCCTGCAATCGGGACGAATCAAGGAAATATCACTATCAACTATGGCGGAGACTCCACAACTCCGGAGAAAAGGTATGTGCTGCGCAATCCAAGGACCGGAGCAACGCTTGTCGTAGACAAGCCGAGTTTGGATGCTGCACAAGATCCGAAGCACCACGTCTGTACGGCCCTAGC
This genomic window contains:
- a CDS encoding DUF2321 domain-containing protein, which produces MGYYDTQQVCLNGHQITDRFNSSPQFRRNFCSSCGEKTIHECPACHSPIPGDYHADGAVFIGFPTPVPTHCENCGHRFPWSKLDPPNLNKIQIYFSKPFIWHKSLSTMEKNWSLGFNCFNRWLSFSILSSISFVARRAKITSHNIWSQKSCNRDESRKYHYQLWRRLHNSGEKVCAAQSKDRSNACRRQAEFGCCTRSEAPRLYGPSWDCRNPNGRVRKNGRHRYVAKNKNHLWRMHQQVWLGGN